A single window of Liolophura sinensis isolate JHLJ2023 chromosome 6, CUHK_Ljap_v2, whole genome shotgun sequence DNA harbors:
- the LOC135467540 gene encoding microtubule-associated protein 6-like, which translates to MANPIHEVHNVVANPIHEVHDVVANPIHEVHNVVANPIHEVHNVVANPIHEVHDVVANPIHEVHNKVGNPIGDVHDVVANPIHEVHDMVANPIHEVHNVVPDPIRKVHNVVANPIRKLQDMVANPIHEVHDVVANPIHEVHNKVANPIREVHDVVADPIHEVHDVVASPIRGGHDKMANPIRDAHNKVANPIREVHDVVANPIHEVHNVVPDPIHEVHNMVANPIHEVHNVVPDPIHEVHNMVANPIHEVHDKVANLIHEVHDMVPDPIHEVHDVVPDPIRKVHNMVANPIHEVNNVAGNPIREAHNKVANPIREAHDKMANPIREAHNKVHNMVANPIHEVHNVVPDPIHEVHNMVANPIHEVHNVVADPIHEVHDVVANPIREAHDKMANSIREANDKMAKPIHEAYNKVANPIREVHDVVADPIHEVHDVVASPIREAHDKMANPIREAHNDVGNLIREVHDMVANPIHEVHNVVANPIHEVHNMEANPIHEVHDVGANPIHEVPDVVLDPIREAQNILANPIHEVHDTVPDPIHEVHDIVPNPVHEIHDVLLNPINEVHDVVPDLIHEVPNVGT; encoded by the exons ATGGCTAACCCCATCCACGAGGTACACAATGTGGTGGCTAACCCCATCCACGAGGTACATGATGTGGTGGCTAACCCCATCCACGAGGTACACAATGTGGTGGCTAACCCCATCCACGAGGTACACAATGTGGTGGCTAACCCCATCCACGAGGTACATGATGTGGTGGCTAACCCCATCCACGAGGTACACAATAAGGTGGGTAACCCTATTGGCGATGTACACGATGTGGTGGCTAACCCCATTCACGAGGTACACGATATGGTGGCTAACCCCATCCACGAGGTACACAATGTTGTGCCTGATCCCATCCGCAAGGTACACAATGTGGTGGCTAACCCTATTCGCAAGTTACAGGATATGGTGGCTAACCCCATCCACGAGGTACACGATGTGGTGGCTAACCCCATCCACGAGGTACACAATAAGGTGGCTAACCCCATTCGCGAGGTACACGATGTGGTGGCTGATCCTATCCACGAGGTACACGATGTGGTGGCTAGCCCCATCCGCGGGGGACACGATAAGATGGCTAACCCCATCCGCGATGCACACAATAAGGTGGCTAACCCAATTCGCGAGGTACACGATGTGGTGGCTAACCCCATCCACGAGGTACACAATGTGGTGCCTGATCCCATCCACGAGGTACACAATATGGTGGCTAACCCCATCCACGAGGTACACAATGTGGTGCCTGATCCCATCCACGAGGTACACAATATGGTGGCTAACCCCATCCACGAGGTACACGATAAGGTGGCTAACCTCATCCATGAGGTACACGATATGGTGCCTGATCCCATCCACGAGGTACACGATGTGGTGCCTGATCCCATCCGCAAGGTACACAATATGGTGGCTAACCCCATCCACGAGGTAAACAATGTGGCGGGTAACCCCATTCGCGAGGCACACAATAAGGTGGCTAACCCCATCCGCGAGGCACACGATAAGATGGCTAACCCCATCCGCGAGGCACACAATAAG GTACACAATATGGTGGCTAACCCCATCCACGAGGTACACAATGTGGTGCCTGATCCCATCCACGAGGTACACAATATGGTGGCTAACCCCATCCACGAGGTACACAATGTGGTGGCTGATCCCATCCACGAGGTACACGATGTGGTGGCTAACCCCATCCGCGAGGCACACGATAAGATGGCTAACTCCATCCGCGAGGCAAACGATAAGATGGCTAAACCCATCCACGAGGCATACAATAAGGTGGCTAACCCCATTCGCGAGGTACACGATGTGGTGGCTGATCCTATCCACGAGGTACACGATGTGGTGGCTAGCCCAATCCGCGAGGCACATGATAAGATGGCTAACCCCATCCGCGAGGCACACAATGATGTAGGTAACCTCATTCGCGAGGTACACGATATGGTGGCTAACCCTATCCACGAGGTACACAATGTGGTGGCTAACCCCATCCACGAGGTACACAATATGGAGGCTAACCCTATCCACGAGGTACACGATGTGGGGGCTAACCCCATCCACGAGGTACCCGATGTGGTACTTGATCCCATCCGCGAAGCACAAAATATCTTGGCTAACCCCATCCACGAGGTACACGATACGGTGCCTGATCCCATCCACGAAGTACACGATATTGTGCCTAATCCCGTCCACGAGATACACGATGTGTTGCTTAATCCCATCAACGAGGTACACGATGTGGTGCCTGATCTCATCCACGAAGTACCAAATGTTGGTACCTGA